One Synergistaceae bacterium genomic window carries:
- a CDS encoding cytidine deaminase, producing the protein MDGREFYWPWPNMPSETLLQKARAVAEHAYAPYSRFKVGAALLTSDGGVILGCNVENASYGMSSCAERNAIASMVAMGHFDPVAIAVVGGKFGTPCPPCGACRQVMAEFNPDMLVLLESPNRIIIIGVNELLPLHFSLMERA; encoded by the coding sequence ATGCCATCCGAAACGCTTCTCCAGAAAGCGCGTGCCGTGGCGGAACATGCCTACGCGCCTTATTCTCGTTTCAAAGTGGGAGCCGCGCTTTTGACCTCGGATGGCGGCGTGATTTTGGGATGTAACGTTGAAAACGCCTCTTACGGTATGTCATCCTGTGCCGAGCGCAACGCCATCGCTAGCATGGTCGCCATGGGACATTTTGACCCTGTGGCCATTGCGGTGGTGGGCGGAAAGTTTGGCACGCCTTGCCCGCCCTGCGGCGCTTGCAGGCAGGTGATGGCGGAGTTCAACCCAGATATGCTGGTGTTGCTGGAGTCCCCCAATAGAATCATCATTATAGGCGTCAATGAGTTGTTGCCCCTCCATTTTTCTCTAATGGAAAGAGCGTAG
- the era gene encoding GTPase Era, giving the protein MRCGVISLVGRPNVGKSSLVNALLKSKVAIVSPKPQTTRNAVRCVYNDDRAQIIFTDTPGVHIPKDKLGRFLVDSVEDALKNADAVCYLVEARDRKISLEDREVLAALAEVRCPVVLVANKYDQLKKNRGVPQNFSVGAFNLYGRERAFAAQVALSATEGRGIAALIDTLLPFLPEGEPWYDPDILIDSTERFMAGEIIRGQVLSSLRDEVPHCVAVEIEEYKSPDEYPERRKLYVRASLIVETTGQKTILIGESGSMLKKIGQIARIDLEKITGHSVYLDLWVKVSPRWRQSGLVLRRLGYS; this is encoded by the coding sequence ATGCGCTGCGGTGTCATCAGCTTAGTTGGTCGTCCTAACGTGGGTAAATCGTCTCTGGTCAACGCCCTTTTGAAGAGCAAGGTAGCCATCGTGTCCCCAAAGCCTCAGACAACCCGTAACGCGGTGCGCTGCGTTTATAACGACGACCGGGCCCAAATTATTTTCACGGATACACCGGGCGTTCATATCCCCAAAGACAAGTTAGGGCGTTTTCTTGTGGACTCCGTAGAAGATGCCTTGAAGAACGCCGACGCGGTTTGTTACCTGGTGGAAGCGAGAGACCGGAAGATCAGCCTGGAGGACCGGGAGGTTTTGGCCGCCTTGGCGGAGGTCCGTTGTCCTGTTGTCCTGGTGGCGAACAAGTACGATCAGCTCAAAAAGAACCGCGGCGTTCCACAAAACTTCTCCGTTGGGGCCTTCAATCTTTACGGTAGAGAGCGAGCCTTCGCGGCTCAGGTTGCTCTATCGGCGACGGAGGGACGCGGGATAGCCGCGCTCATTGACACGTTGCTGCCTTTTTTGCCGGAGGGAGAGCCTTGGTACGATCCTGATATCCTCATAGACAGCACAGAACGCTTTATGGCCGGAGAGATTATCCGGGGCCAAGTCTTGTCTTCGCTGCGGGACGAAGTGCCGCATTGCGTGGCAGTGGAAATCGAGGAATACAAGAGCCCCGACGAATACCCAGAGCGGCGTAAACTGTACGTTCGAGCCTCGCTCATTGTCGAGACGACGGGGCAGAAAACCATTCTCATCGGCGAGTCGGGGTCGATGCTCAAAAAAATCGGCCAAATCGCCCGAATTGATCTGGAAAAAATCACAGGGCACTCTGTGTACTTGGACTTGTGGGTGAAGGTTTCCCCTCGCTGGCGTCAGTCCGGTTTGGTTTTGAGGCGCCTAGGATACTCTTGA
- a CDS encoding recombination protein O N-terminal domain-containing protein has translation MTRILTPASAGFISAAGVVLGRRVLGEGDLYLTLFLRGLGLAFVSARGAASGKVRFGGGTEPLVWSTFTLYQNKGGEGGKKYLKGVDVADDMLKLRSCAEALFAAVRWAKLLTRHLMEGHPSDDLLANFYWSMKLATGGEIPVEAVEWRFMWRWLKNWGLAPSLTYCFDGSPGELELLQRVAAAKGSELELFTSQNSNLKQTLDEHRHFFTRAARRAEAFLQET, from the coding sequence TTGACTAGAATACTCACTCCCGCTTCGGCGGGCTTTATTTCCGCTGCTGGCGTGGTTTTGGGCCGCCGCGTCTTGGGTGAGGGAGATCTATACCTCACTCTTTTTCTCAGGGGACTGGGGCTTGCTTTTGTTTCCGCCCGGGGCGCGGCTTCGGGAAAGGTACGCTTCGGCGGAGGCACGGAGCCCTTGGTGTGGAGCACGTTCACTCTGTACCAAAACAAAGGAGGCGAGGGAGGAAAAAAATACTTGAAGGGCGTGGACGTGGCGGACGATATGCTAAAGCTCCGATCTTGTGCCGAGGCGCTTTTCGCTGCCGTTCGCTGGGCGAAACTTTTGACGCGGCACTTGATGGAGGGGCACCCCTCTGATGACCTGCTGGCGAACTTCTATTGGAGCATGAAACTGGCGACTGGTGGGGAAATCCCCGTCGAAGCCGTGGAATGGCGTTTTATGTGGCGTTGGCTGAAAAATTGGGGTCTGGCGCCTTCCTTAACCTATTGTTTCGACGGTTCTCCCGGTGAGCTGGAGCTCCTGCAAAGGGTAGCTGCCGCGAAGGGGTCGGAGTTGGAGCTTTTCACGTCGCAAAATTCCAATCTGAAACAAACCTTGGACGAGCACCGCCACTTTTTCACCAGAGCGGCTCGGCGGGCGGAGGCGTTCCTGCAAGAGACATAA